In a single window of the Motilibacter aurantiacus genome:
- a CDS encoding Fpg/Nei family DNA glycosylase encodes MPEGDTVWLAGKRLHEALAGRVLTRSDFRVPQLATADLSGRTVTEVVSRGKHLLTRLDDGQALHTHFRMDGTWHLYRPGERWRGGPAWQARVILENAEWQAVGYRMPVVELLAPGGEPDAVGHLGPDLLGRDWDAEEALRRLRAEPRREIGQALLDQRNLAGIGNLYKAESLFLHGTSPWAAVEDVRDLPALVERARALLERNKGHPEQSTTGEVRRGRQHWVFERAGQPCRRCGAQVLLAEQGDAPYARLTYWCPRCQPGPAPTPMRRSDVARPSGRTRYRP; translated from the coding sequence GTGCCCGAGGGGGACACCGTCTGGCTCGCGGGCAAGCGCCTGCACGAGGCGCTCGCCGGCCGAGTGCTGACCCGGAGTGACTTCCGGGTGCCGCAGCTCGCCACCGCCGACCTGTCCGGCCGCACCGTGACCGAGGTCGTCTCTCGCGGCAAGCACCTGCTGACCCGGCTCGACGACGGGCAGGCGCTGCACACCCACTTCCGCATGGACGGCACCTGGCACCTCTACCGGCCGGGCGAGCGCTGGCGCGGCGGCCCCGCCTGGCAGGCCCGCGTCATCCTCGAGAACGCCGAGTGGCAGGCGGTCGGCTACCGCATGCCCGTGGTCGAGCTGCTGGCGCCCGGCGGCGAGCCGGACGCGGTCGGGCACCTCGGCCCGGACCTGCTCGGGCGCGACTGGGACGCCGAGGAGGCGCTGCGCCGGCTGCGGGCCGAGCCGCGCCGCGAGATCGGGCAGGCCCTGCTCGACCAACGCAACCTCGCCGGCATCGGCAACCTCTACAAGGCCGAGTCGCTCTTCCTGCACGGCACGTCCCCGTGGGCCGCCGTCGAGGACGTCCGCGACCTGCCGGCGCTGGTCGAGCGCGCCCGGGCCCTGCTCGAGCGCAACAAGGGCCACCCCGAGCAGTCCACGACCGGTGAGGTGCGGCGCGGGCGCCAGCACTGGGTCTTCGAGCGGGCGGGGCAGCCCTGCCGGCGCTGCGGCGCCCAGGTGCTCCTCGCCGAGCAGGGCGACGCGCCGTACGCCCGGCTGACCTACTGGTGCCCCCGGTGCCAGCCCGGGCCCGCACCGACGCCGATGCGCCGGTCCGACGTGGCCCGCCCCAGCGGGCGGACCCGCTACCGGCCCTGA
- a CDS encoding right-handed parallel beta-helix repeat-containing protein translates to MAAPGFLDRRTAIAAAAGAAVAAVVLVLALLLWPGSDSDDAAPASPASPSPAATEQLPPPAEPSEEPTELPSGEPAPEPTGSAPAAGGGTYELRADGSDLDGATVAGPLTVTVLDEDVESVTWTMDGTYLEKDTSAPYELTVDPDPGEHELRARVEAGGNRSRREVSFTVSADGSTGAAPGASAGSAPAAAPSAAAGVPPAPKARRVVQVSTADELRDALSSARPGDRIELADGTYVGDPQFEAPADGTASAPITLHGSRAAVLTTGSTDNGGYGLHVTGSYWRLDGFTVRTAKKGIVLDGSVGSVLVGLDVGRIGQEAVHFRSGSSRGVIANSDVHDTGLKSPQFGEGVYVGSATSNWGEYGSDGGPDRSDSVLIQGNRIWNTAAEGIDIKEGTRNGRIVGNRFERAGTSGENSADSWVDVKGSGWLVEGNTGTGTLLDAFQTHVINGAPGSGEDNTFRANKVLGGVKGYVVAVSPEPDAHGNVVTCDNVAGPGGRGVSNIDCSG, encoded by the coding sequence GTGGCTGCCCCCGGATTCCTCGACCGGCGCACGGCGATCGCGGCCGCGGCGGGCGCAGCCGTGGCCGCCGTCGTCCTCGTCCTCGCGCTCCTGCTCTGGCCGGGCTCGGACTCCGACGACGCCGCCCCCGCCTCCCCGGCCAGCCCGAGCCCGGCCGCGACGGAGCAGCTGCCGCCCCCCGCCGAGCCGTCGGAGGAGCCGACCGAGCTGCCGAGCGGGGAGCCGGCGCCCGAGCCGACGGGATCGGCGCCGGCGGCCGGCGGAGGGACGTACGAGCTGCGCGCCGACGGCAGCGACCTCGACGGGGCGACGGTCGCCGGGCCGCTGACCGTCACCGTGCTCGACGAGGACGTGGAGAGCGTGACCTGGACGATGGACGGGACGTACCTCGAGAAGGACACCAGTGCGCCGTACGAGCTGACGGTGGACCCCGACCCGGGCGAGCACGAGCTGCGGGCGCGGGTCGAGGCGGGCGGCAACCGGTCCCGACGGGAGGTGTCGTTCACGGTGTCGGCCGACGGGTCGACCGGAGCGGCGCCGGGGGCCAGCGCCGGCAGCGCGCCGGCAGCCGCGCCCAGCGCGGCGGCCGGCGTCCCCCCGGCCCCCAAGGCCAGGCGGGTGGTCCAGGTGTCGACCGCGGACGAGCTGCGCGACGCGCTGTCCTCCGCCCGCCCCGGCGACCGCATCGAGCTGGCCGACGGCACGTACGTCGGGGACCCGCAGTTCGAGGCGCCCGCGGACGGCACGGCGTCGGCGCCGATCACGCTGCACGGGTCGCGTGCCGCCGTGCTCACGACCGGCTCGACCGACAACGGCGGGTACGGCCTGCACGTGACCGGCAGCTACTGGCGGCTGGACGGCTTCACGGTCCGCACCGCCAAGAAGGGCATCGTGCTCGACGGCTCGGTCGGGTCGGTCCTCGTCGGCCTCGACGTCGGCCGGATCGGGCAGGAGGCCGTGCATTTCCGCTCGGGCTCCTCGCGCGGCGTCATCGCCAACAGCGACGTGCACGACACCGGCCTGAAGTCCCCGCAGTTCGGCGAGGGCGTCTACGTCGGCTCGGCGACCTCGAACTGGGGCGAGTACGGCTCGGACGGCGGCCCCGACCGCTCGGACAGTGTGCTCATCCAGGGCAACCGCATCTGGAACACCGCCGCCGAGGGCATCGACATCAAGGAGGGCACCCGCAACGGCCGGATCGTCGGCAACCGCTTCGAGCGGGCGGGGACGAGCGGGGAGAACTCCGCCGACTCCTGGGTCGACGTCAAGGGCAGCGGCTGGCTCGTCGAGGGCAACACCGGCACCGGCACCCTGCTGGACGCCTTCCAGACCCACGTCATCAACGGGGCGCCCGGCTCCGGGGAGGACAACACCTTCCGCGCCAACAAGGTGCTCGGCGGGGTGAAGGGCTACGTGGTGGCCGTGTCGCCCGAGCCGGACGCCCACGGGAACGTGGTGACGTGCGACAACGTCGCCGGCCCCGGCGGCAGGGGCGTCAGCAACATCGACTGCTCCGGCTGA
- a CDS encoding helix-turn-helix domain-containing protein, with product MIILRRLLGDVLRTRRQDQGRTLREVSAAARVSLGYLSEVERGQKEASSELLASICAALDVPMSEVLREVSDGLILAEAEAAVRDAALRETALPERSSLSTVIPPGQPPAGRAGAVDGRVAVEVAA from the coding sequence ATGATTATTCTCCGTCGCCTGCTCGGGGACGTGCTGCGGACGCGGCGCCAGGACCAGGGCCGCACCCTGCGTGAGGTCTCCGCCGCAGCTCGCGTCTCCCTCGGCTACCTGTCCGAGGTGGAGCGTGGGCAGAAGGAGGCCTCGTCCGAGCTGCTGGCGTCGATCTGCGCCGCGTTGGACGTCCCCATGTCGGAGGTCCTGCGTGAAGTGAGCGACGGCCTCATCCTCGCCGAGGCCGAGGCTGCCGTGCGCGACGCCGCCCTGCGCGAGACGGCCCTGCCCGAGCGCAGCTCGCTGTCCACCGTCATCCCCCCGGGCCAGCCGCCGGCCGGCCGGGCCGGTGCCGTCGACGGCCGAGTGGCCGTGGAGGTCGCGGCCTGA
- a CDS encoding CinA family nicotinamide mononucleotide deamidase-related protein codes for MRAEVVCVGDELLSGRVPDANAAWLGARLAEHGVPVLRSTAVPDEVTAIVDAIGAAAARADLVVVTGGLGATSDDLTRDALAVLTGSRVVRDPALEEALRRRYADRGTEPPVGSLRMADVVEGAQVLPNPAGAAAGLRGRVGGAQVVLLPGVPAEVRAIAEQSVLPGLAGAAGLVTRTLHVPRVAESAVGTALARLEAALPAGVRVAYLASRAEVEVRLTAAAASPAAAEEVLAPVLASARSALATLSPIVDDVPLAVGVVRRLTARGETVAVAESLTGGLVTGALTSVPGSSAVLRGGVVAYATPVKADVLGVGAGLLAERTAVDPDVALAMAEGVRALLGADWGVSTTGVAGPGPSEGKPAGEVHVGVVGPGARGAQSLRFRAEREGVRASAVAAALASLRERLG; via the coding sequence GTGCGGGCCGAGGTCGTCTGCGTGGGCGACGAGCTGCTGTCCGGGCGTGTGCCCGACGCCAACGCCGCGTGGCTGGGCGCCCGGCTCGCCGAGCACGGCGTCCCGGTCCTGCGCAGCACGGCGGTCCCCGACGAGGTCACCGCGATCGTCGACGCGATCGGAGCCGCCGCGGCCCGGGCCGACCTCGTCGTCGTGACGGGCGGCCTCGGGGCCACGAGCGACGACCTCACCCGGGACGCGCTGGCCGTGCTCACCGGCTCCCGGGTGGTGCGCGACCCCGCGCTGGAGGAGGCGCTGCGCCGCCGCTACGCCGACCGGGGGACCGAGCCCCCGGTCGGGTCGCTGCGGATGGCCGACGTCGTGGAGGGCGCGCAGGTGCTCCCCAACCCGGCCGGCGCCGCTGCCGGGCTGCGCGGGCGGGTCGGCGGGGCGCAGGTCGTCCTGCTGCCGGGGGTGCCGGCGGAGGTGCGCGCGATCGCCGAGCAGTCGGTCCTTCCCGGGCTGGCGGGCGCGGCCGGGCTGGTGACCCGCACGCTGCACGTGCCGCGGGTCGCGGAGTCGGCGGTCGGGACGGCACTGGCCCGCCTCGAGGCGGCCCTGCCCGCGGGGGTGCGGGTGGCGTACCTCGCCAGCCGGGCCGAGGTCGAGGTCCGGCTGACGGCCGCCGCCGCGTCCCCCGCGGCGGCCGAGGAGGTGCTCGCCCCGGTCCTGGCGTCCGCCCGATCGGCCCTTGCGACGCTCTCCCCGATCGTGGACGACGTCCCGCTCGCAGTCGGGGTGGTGCGCCGGCTGACGGCCCGGGGCGAGACCGTGGCGGTGGCCGAGTCCCTGACCGGGGGGCTCGTGACAGGGGCGCTGACCTCGGTGCCGGGCTCGTCGGCGGTCCTGCGTGGCGGGGTGGTCGCGTACGCCACGCCGGTCAAGGCCGACGTCCTCGGGGTCGGCGCGGGGCTGCTGGCCGAGCGCACCGCTGTGGACCCGGATGTGGCGCTCGCCATGGCCGAGGGCGTCCGTGCATTGCTGGGCGCGGATTGGGGAGTCTCGACCACGGGCGTCGCCGGCCCGGGACCTTCCGAGGGCAAGCCGGCCGGCGAGGTCCACGTGGGGGTCGTCGGGCCGGGCGCCCGGGGCGCGCAGTCGCTTCGATTTCGCGCAGAGCGTGAGGGTGTCCGGGCGTCTGCGGTCGCTGCGGCCTTGGCGTCGCTGCGGGAACGACTAGGTTGA
- the pgsA gene encoding CDP-diacylglycerol--glycerol-3-phosphate 3-phosphatidyltransferase, translating to MSGTEPLRRPLAAGAGAGGAPGPGEAPGAWNVPNALTVLRLLLVPVFAWLLLRAGGDDTASRVAACVVFAVASITDYVDGDIARRYGIVTDFGKLVDPIADKALIGAALVGLSLLGELWWWVTVVILVREVGVTLLRLWVIRHGVIPASRGGKLKTVLQGVGIGLYLLPHPGPWAWVAAAVLGAAVVVTLVTGVDYVARAVRLRRDARSRRPSGR from the coding sequence ATGTCGGGGACCGAGCCGCTGCGCCGCCCGCTCGCCGCCGGCGCGGGCGCCGGCGGCGCGCCCGGGCCCGGCGAGGCGCCCGGGGCGTGGAACGTCCCGAATGCGCTGACCGTCCTGCGGCTGTTGCTCGTGCCCGTTTTCGCCTGGCTGCTGCTGCGCGCCGGCGGCGACGACACCGCCTCGCGGGTGGCGGCCTGCGTGGTGTTCGCGGTCGCCTCCATCACCGACTACGTCGACGGCGACATCGCCCGGCGCTACGGCATCGTCACCGACTTCGGCAAGCTGGTCGACCCGATCGCCGACAAGGCCCTGATCGGGGCCGCGCTCGTCGGGCTGTCGCTGCTCGGCGAGCTGTGGTGGTGGGTGACCGTCGTCATCCTCGTCCGCGAGGTCGGGGTCACACTGCTGCGGCTCTGGGTCATCCGGCATGGCGTGATCCCCGCCAGCCGCGGCGGCAAGCTCAAGACCGTCCTGCAGGGCGTGGGCATCGGGCTCTACCTGCTGCCGCACCCGGGGCCCTGGGCGTGGGTGGCGGCCGCCGTCCTCGGCGCCGCCGTCGTGGTGACCCTCGTGACGGGCGTCGACTACGTCGCCCGGGCCGTGCGCCTCCGGCGGGACGCCCGCTCGCGCCGCCCGTCGGGTCGCTGA
- the rimO gene encoding 30S ribosomal protein S12 methylthiotransferase RimO codes for MSSFPDAPGAAAPAAAAAPRSVALVTLGCARNEVDSEELAGRLAADGWLLVEDAAEADVAVVNTCGFVEAAKKDSVDALLEAADLKGSARTQAVVAVGCMAERYGDQLATALPEADAVLGFDDYADVSTRLRSILAGDKHVAHTPRDRRALLPISPVERGAAARSVAVPGHGAGTTVVTPTPVGEDLPVGLAPASGPRVLRRRLGSGPVAPLKLASGCDRRCAFCAIPAFRGAYVSRRPDEVLAEARWLAEQGVRELVLVSENSSSYGKDLGDLTALEKLLPQLAAVDGVSRVRVSYLQPAEVRPGLLDVIAGTDKVAAYFDLSFQHASGPLLRRMRRFGDADRFLELLASIRERAPLAGARSSFIVGFPGETDADLAELERFLVEARLDAMGVFGYSDEEGTEAATLDGKLPEGEVADRLERFSTLVEELVAQRAEDRVGERVEVLVERRGDDGPEGPAEHQAPDVDGVTVLAGDAPVGSLVPARVVSAAGADLVAEPLQPALAAAGSLDTAARPA; via the coding sequence GTGAGTTCCTTCCCTGACGCGCCGGGGGCCGCCGCCCCGGCCGCGGCTGCCGCTCCACGCTCGGTCGCCCTCGTGACCCTCGGCTGCGCCCGCAACGAGGTCGACTCCGAGGAGCTGGCGGGCCGGCTCGCCGCCGACGGCTGGCTGCTGGTCGAGGACGCGGCCGAGGCCGACGTCGCCGTCGTCAACACGTGCGGCTTCGTCGAGGCCGCAAAGAAGGACTCGGTCGACGCGCTGCTGGAGGCCGCCGACCTCAAGGGCTCCGCGCGCACGCAGGCCGTCGTGGCCGTGGGCTGCATGGCCGAGCGCTACGGCGACCAGCTCGCGACGGCGCTGCCGGAGGCCGACGCCGTGCTGGGCTTCGACGACTACGCGGACGTCTCGACCCGGCTGCGCTCGATCCTCGCGGGTGACAAGCACGTCGCCCACACCCCGCGGGACCGTCGCGCGCTGCTGCCGATCTCGCCGGTCGAGCGCGGGGCCGCAGCCCGCTCGGTCGCCGTCCCCGGGCACGGCGCGGGCACCACGGTCGTCACGCCCACCCCGGTCGGTGAGGACCTGCCGGTGGGCCTGGCCCCCGCGTCCGGCCCGCGTGTGCTGCGCCGCCGGCTGGGCTCCGGCCCGGTCGCCCCGCTGAAGCTCGCGTCCGGCTGCGACCGGCGGTGCGCCTTCTGCGCGATCCCGGCCTTCCGCGGGGCGTACGTCTCGCGCCGCCCGGACGAGGTGCTGGCCGAGGCCCGCTGGCTCGCCGAGCAGGGCGTCCGCGAGCTCGTGCTGGTCAGCGAGAACTCCTCCTCCTACGGCAAGGACCTCGGTGACCTGACCGCGCTGGAGAAGCTCCTGCCGCAGCTGGCGGCGGTCGACGGCGTCTCGCGGGTCCGCGTCAGCTACCTGCAGCCGGCCGAGGTGCGCCCCGGCCTGCTCGACGTGATCGCGGGCACGGACAAGGTCGCGGCCTACTTCGACCTGTCCTTCCAGCACGCGTCCGGCCCGCTGCTGCGCCGCATGCGCCGCTTCGGCGACGCCGACCGGTTCCTCGAGCTGCTCGCGTCGATCCGCGAGCGCGCCCCGCTGGCCGGCGCCCGGTCCAGCTTCATCGTCGGCTTCCCCGGCGAGACCGACGCCGACCTGGCCGAGCTCGAGCGCTTCCTGGTCGAGGCCCGGCTCGACGCGATGGGCGTGTTCGGCTACAGCGACGAGGAGGGCACCGAGGCCGCGACCCTCGACGGCAAGCTCCCCGAGGGCGAGGTCGCGGACCGGCTCGAGCGGTTCTCCACGCTCGTGGAGGAGCTCGTCGCGCAGCGCGCCGAGGACCGGGTGGGGGAGCGGGTGGAGGTGCTCGTCGAGCGCCGCGGGGACGACGGGCCGGAGGGCCCGGCCGAGCACCAGGCCCCCGACGTGGACGGTGTGACCGTGCTGGCCGGTGACGCGCCGGTCGGGTCGCTGGTCCCCGCCCGCGTCGTCTCCGCCGCGGGGGCCGACCTGGTCGCCGAGCCGCTGCAGCCCGCGCTCGCTGCCGCCGGCTCCCTCGACACCGCCGCCCGGCCGGCCTGA
- a CDS encoding helix-turn-helix domain-containing protein has translation MTIGETLASARQAAGLSLEQVAERTRIRRTVVAAIEHDDFSHCGGDFYARGHLRTIARTVGADAEAVVRQYDDEIASAESAPRPPSEVVDLDAAVGRRRHAVNWSNVLVASLVVVVGYAGFSLLRPSDGGTGTAPAGNAAPAGVTGAPTPGATPTPSGAAPAATPTRKPPVVAANPDAGVRVVVAATAGQCWLRATGEDGKRLFEGIVAKGESRQFTDAEVVSLLVGDAGAVSLTVNGKQIGAPGARGEIARAQFTPEDP, from the coding sequence GTGACGATCGGCGAGACGCTCGCCTCCGCCCGCCAGGCTGCCGGGCTCAGCCTCGAGCAGGTGGCCGAGCGCACACGCATCCGCCGCACGGTCGTGGCGGCCATCGAGCACGACGACTTCAGCCACTGCGGCGGCGACTTCTACGCCCGCGGGCACCTGCGGACCATCGCGCGCACCGTGGGGGCCGACGCCGAGGCCGTCGTCCGGCAGTACGACGACGAGATCGCCAGCGCGGAGTCGGCCCCGCGGCCGCCGAGCGAGGTGGTCGACCTCGACGCCGCCGTCGGCCGTCGCCGCCACGCGGTCAACTGGTCCAACGTGCTCGTCGCGTCGCTCGTCGTCGTCGTCGGCTACGCCGGGTTCTCCCTGCTGCGCCCGAGCGACGGCGGGACGGGGACGGCCCCCGCAGGCAACGCCGCCCCCGCCGGCGTGACCGGCGCCCCGACCCCTGGGGCCACGCCCACCCCGAGCGGTGCGGCGCCGGCCGCCACGCCCACCCGCAAGCCGCCGGTCGTCGCCGCCAACCCGGACGCGGGCGTACGCGTCGTCGTGGCCGCGACCGCAGGGCAGTGCTGGCTGCGGGCGACCGGCGAGGACGGCAAGCGGCTCTTCGAGGGCATCGTCGCCAAGGGCGAGTCGCGCCAGTTCACCGACGCCGAGGTCGTGAGCCTGCTCGTCGGCGACGCCGGGGCCGTGTCGCTCACGGTCAACGGCAAGCAGATCGGCGCGCCGGGGGCGCGCGGCGAGATCGCGCGCGCGCAGTTCACCCCCGAGGACCCGTGA
- a CDS encoding DNA translocase FtsK, translating to MATRTTGGTRPRSSGAPAGGRGGGQARSRAAAPARPQPGMGVRLVRALGIALRGLWLGVAHVVGGSVRAFGRSARDLDPAHRRDGVGLAVVGLAIVTLAAAWFRVDGALGEAATWLVAGAVGRADVLVPPLLLLLAYRLLRHPDREIVLGRAAVGWAALSAGSLGLLHIARGTPQPPDGVEAIRDAGGYGGWLASSPLVDAASAWVAVPLLLLLVGFGLLVVTATPVNAVPERLRGLRDTALRREAGPPDRRRRRGREPRAGDPAYDTPVVTPDAAPEDAFDDASGREGALPAGRRRRRVGEVAVAPVAAPDDPTGQEVFDAEQAMGLAPGRAAAGKGRRRVPAAGEDVPAVDPDATDVFPRPTPAEAAEPATAVLEQLTGGDMPPRVEQLLLSGDVTYELPAPTMLRAGSVHKARTPASDAVVDSLTGVLEQFDIDAAVTGYTRGPTVTRYEVELGQGVKVERVTALSKNIAYAVASADVRILSPIPGKSAIGIEIPNTDKEIVALGDVIRSRAATGTPHPMVVGLGKDVEGGFVVANLAKMPHLLVAGATGSGKSSFVNSMITSILLRSTPDEVRMVLVDPKRVELTAYEGIPHLVTPIITNPKKAAEALQWVVREMDMRYDDLAAFGFRHVDDFNRAVREGTVRPPEGSERVLRPYPYLLVIVDELADLMMVAPRDVEDSIVRITQLARAAGIHLVLATQRPSVDVVTGLIKANVPSRLAFATSSLADSRVILDQPGAEKLVGQGDGLFLPMGASKPMRIQGAWVTEAEVEAVVEHCKTQLQPTYREDVTAVAAKKEIDEDIGDDLDLLCQAVELVVTTQFGSTSMLQRKLRVGFAKAGRLMDLMESRGIVGPSEGSKARDVLVKPDELDGVMFTLRGE from the coding sequence ATGGCGACACGGACGACGGGGGGCACCCGTCCGCGCTCCAGCGGGGCGCCGGCGGGCGGGCGCGGCGGCGGGCAGGCCCGGTCCCGGGCGGCCGCACCGGCGCGCCCCCAGCCCGGGATGGGCGTCCGGCTCGTCCGGGCGCTCGGCATCGCGCTGCGCGGGCTCTGGCTGGGCGTCGCGCACGTCGTCGGCGGCTCGGTGCGCGCCTTCGGGCGCAGCGCGCGCGACCTGGACCCGGCCCACCGGCGCGACGGCGTCGGCCTGGCCGTGGTCGGGCTCGCGATCGTGACTCTCGCCGCCGCGTGGTTCCGGGTCGACGGCGCGCTCGGCGAGGCCGCGACGTGGCTGGTCGCGGGGGCGGTCGGCCGCGCGGACGTGCTGGTGCCGCCGCTGCTGCTCCTGCTGGCGTACCGGTTGCTGCGCCACCCCGACCGCGAGATCGTGCTCGGCCGCGCGGCCGTCGGCTGGGCAGCCCTCTCCGCGGGCTCGCTCGGCCTGCTGCACATCGCCCGCGGCACCCCGCAGCCCCCGGACGGGGTGGAGGCGATCCGTGACGCCGGCGGCTACGGCGGCTGGCTGGCCTCCAGCCCGCTGGTCGATGCCGCCAGCGCCTGGGTGGCCGTGCCGCTGCTGCTGCTCCTCGTCGGCTTCGGCCTGCTGGTCGTGACGGCCACCCCGGTCAACGCGGTGCCCGAGCGGCTGCGCGGGCTGCGCGACACGGCCCTGCGCCGGGAGGCCGGGCCGCCCGACCGTCGCCGCCGGCGCGGCCGCGAGCCCCGCGCGGGCGACCCGGCGTACGACACCCCGGTCGTCACGCCCGACGCCGCCCCCGAGGACGCCTTCGACGACGCCTCCGGCCGTGAGGGGGCGCTGCCGGCGGGTCGCCGGCGCCGTCGGGTCGGCGAGGTAGCGGTGGCCCCCGTGGCGGCGCCGGACGATCCCACCGGCCAGGAGGTCTTCGACGCCGAGCAGGCGATGGGCCTGGCACCCGGCCGGGCCGCCGCAGGCAAGGGCCGCAGGCGGGTCCCCGCGGCCGGCGAGGACGTGCCGGCCGTCGACCCCGACGCCACCGACGTCTTCCCGCGGCCGACGCCCGCCGAGGCGGCCGAGCCGGCCACCGCCGTCCTCGAGCAGCTGACCGGCGGCGACATGCCGCCGCGTGTGGAGCAGTTGCTGCTCTCCGGCGACGTCACCTACGAGCTGCCGGCGCCGACGATGCTGCGCGCCGGCTCGGTCCACAAGGCCCGCACCCCGGCCAGCGACGCCGTCGTCGACTCGCTGACCGGAGTGCTCGAGCAGTTCGACATCGACGCCGCCGTCACCGGCTACACCCGCGGCCCGACCGTCACGCGCTACGAGGTCGAGCTCGGCCAGGGCGTCAAGGTCGAGCGGGTCACCGCCCTGTCCAAGAACATCGCGTACGCCGTCGCCAGCGCCGACGTGCGGATCCTCTCGCCGATCCCCGGCAAGTCGGCCATCGGCATCGAGATCCCGAACACCGACAAGGAGATCGTCGCGCTCGGCGACGTGATCCGGTCGCGGGCGGCCACGGGCACGCCGCACCCCATGGTGGTCGGCCTGGGCAAGGACGTCGAGGGCGGCTTCGTCGTCGCGAACCTGGCCAAGATGCCCCACCTGCTCGTCGCGGGCGCCACGGGCTCGGGCAAGTCGAGCTTTGTCAACTCGATGATCACCTCGATCCTGCTCCGGTCCACGCCGGACGAGGTCCGCATGGTGCTCGTCGACCCCAAGCGGGTGGAGCTGACGGCGTACGAGGGCATCCCGCACCTCGTCACCCCGATCATCACGAACCCCAAGAAGGCCGCCGAGGCGCTGCAGTGGGTCGTGCGCGAGATGGACATGCGCTACGACGACCTGGCCGCGTTCGGCTTCCGCCACGTCGACGACTTCAACAGGGCCGTCCGCGAGGGGACCGTGCGGCCGCCCGAGGGCAGCGAGCGGGTGCTGCGCCCGTACCCCTACCTGCTCGTGATCGTCGACGAGCTCGCCGACCTCATGATGGTCGCCCCCCGCGACGTCGAGGACTCGATCGTCCGTATCACGCAGCTGGCCCGCGCGGCCGGCATCCACCTCGTCCTCGCGACCCAGCGCCCGTCCGTCGACGTCGTCACCGGCCTCATCAAGGCGAACGTGCCGAGCCGGCTCGCGTTCGCGACCTCGAGCCTCGCCGACAGCCGGGTCATCCTGGACCAGCCGGGCGCGGAGAAGCTCGTCGGCCAGGGCGACGGCCTCTTCCTGCCGATGGGCGCGAGCAAGCCCATGCGCATCCAAGGAGCCTGGGTCACCGAGGCAGAGGTCGAGGCGGTGGTCGAGCACTGCAAGACCCAGCTGCAGCCGACGTACCGCGAGGACGTGACCGCCGTCGCGGCCAAGAAGGAGATCGACGAGGACATCGGCGACGACCTGGACCTGCTGTGCCAGGCGGTGGAGCTCGTCGTCACGACGCAGTTCGGCTCGACGTCGATGCTGCAGCGCAAGCTGCGCGTGGGCTTCGCCAAGGCCGGGCGCCTGATGGACCTCATGGAGAGCCGAGGCATCGTCGGGCCCAGCGAGGGAAGCAAGGCTCGCGACGTGCTCGTCAAGCCGGACGAGCTCGACGGCGTCATGTTCACCCTGCGCGGGGAGTAG
- a CDS encoding NAD(P)-dependent alcohol dehydrogenase: MIPVHARSTSGPGAPFEKRTIERRDLGPRDVLIDVAYAGICHSDIHTARGEWGETLFPLTPGHEIAGVVSAVGSEVTKLAVGDRAGIGCMVDSCRECGPCRAGEEQYCVKGNIGTYNAIGKDGRPTEGGYSEKIVVDEDFALRIPEGISLDVAAPLLCAGITLYSPLRRWGAGPGKKVAIVGLGGLGHMGVKLAKAMGAEVTVLSQSLKKQEDGLRLGADHYYATGDEGTFETLAGSFDLIVSTVSATVDMGAYLGLLTLDGALVNVGAPEHPLSVPAFALIGGRRSLAGSMIGGIRETQEMLDFCAERGIGAEVEVIAADRIDEAYDRVVASEVRYRFVIDASTIAG; the protein is encoded by the coding sequence GTGATCCCCGTCCACGCCCGATCCACCTCCGGCCCCGGCGCCCCCTTCGAGAAGAGGACCATCGAGCGCCGCGACCTCGGCCCGAGGGACGTGCTGATCGACGTCGCGTACGCCGGCATCTGCCACTCGGACATCCACACCGCCCGGGGTGAGTGGGGCGAGACGCTCTTCCCGCTGACGCCCGGCCACGAGATCGCCGGCGTCGTCTCCGCGGTCGGCTCCGAGGTCACCAAGCTCGCCGTCGGCGACCGCGCCGGGATCGGCTGCATGGTGGACTCCTGCCGCGAGTGCGGGCCCTGCCGCGCAGGCGAGGAGCAGTACTGCGTCAAGGGCAACATCGGCACCTACAACGCGATCGGCAAGGACGGGCGCCCCACCGAGGGCGGCTACAGCGAGAAGATCGTCGTCGACGAGGACTTCGCGCTGCGCATCCCCGAGGGCATCTCGCTCGACGTCGCGGCGCCGCTGCTCTGCGCGGGCATCACGCTCTACTCCCCGCTGCGCCGCTGGGGCGCCGGCCCCGGCAAGAAGGTCGCGATCGTCGGGCTCGGCGGGCTGGGCCACATGGGCGTCAAGCTCGCGAAGGCCATGGGCGCCGAGGTGACCGTGCTGTCGCAGTCGCTCAAGAAGCAGGAGGACGGCCTCCGGCTCGGGGCGGACCACTACTACGCCACCGGCGACGAGGGCACCTTCGAGACGCTCGCCGGCTCCTTCGACCTCATCGTCTCGACGGTCTCCGCGACGGTGGACATGGGCGCCTACCTCGGGCTGCTCACCCTGGACGGCGCCCTGGTGAACGTCGGCGCGCCCGAGCACCCGCTGTCGGTCCCGGCCTTCGCGCTCATCGGCGGCCGGCGCAGCCTCGCCGGCTCCATGATCGGTGGGATCCGGGAGACCCAGGAGATGCTCGACTTCTGCGCCGAGCGCGGCATCGGTGCCGAGGTCGAGGTCATCGCGGCCGACCGCATCGACGAGGCCTACGACCGGGTGGTGGCGAGCGAAGTGCGCTACCGGTTCGTGATCGACGCGTCGACCATCGCCGGCTGA